In Candidatus Obscuribacterales bacterium, a genomic segment contains:
- a CDS encoding cyclic nucleotide-binding domain-containing protein → MKPIFSLMLSSQDYEVVRMLYKWLDCQEVSLHFSLLEELGYNNLISATTAHPLLESEDANVRGAAIVVSLNDWSLKSRSHALQHLDRMLQGTEAEQQAAIRALGRSRQTRYTNLLLPYLSHSATSLRREALDAIRYLADQESSRLLQPLLQAIRVGTADERCLAMESLIKINDSSCVSPLLTLSQHLTPVEKRQAEDVVLQIGLKAIPAAIAIFQDAGQPYDARSMAARAISRLAFAQFEAIFPRLITTEIEQAYRFLHHQAILQTTQDQRPGATVLTLMYQDGRETAVSFILEMLTLGGRLPDFELLRASLRSDNLKERGNAIETIEQGVSRTIFQALLPLLDSRNFRDRLHRVGRDQPYHSAEEVLHQSLNSTHELERAAAVQAIWDQQDNASDRLRQMLHQSAQSGMVRDTVMALLFRSAPSETQIPDQLNLIERIAQLSRGRFFAALSIRELEAIARDATEVRYTNTLLYQLGDPADHVYYIVSGTVYLDTGDRIEGDWFGEDGLYGQRDRTHAAKTQYLHALVISASALLRAAETYPNIAIKLLETKLTVPPHAKR, encoded by the coding sequence ATGAAACCTATTTTTTCCCTCATGCTCAGCAGTCAAGATTATGAGGTGGTGCGCATGCTCTATAAATGGCTGGATTGTCAAGAGGTATCACTCCATTTCAGCCTGCTGGAAGAATTGGGCTATAACAACTTAATTAGTGCAACGACGGCGCATCCGCTCTTGGAGTCAGAGGATGCTAATGTGCGGGGGGCAGCGATCGTCGTATCGCTCAATGATTGGAGCCTCAAATCCCGCAGCCATGCTCTGCAGCACCTCGATAGGATGCTTCAAGGCACCGAGGCCGAGCAACAGGCCGCTATTCGGGCCCTCGGGCGATCGCGTCAGACTCGCTATACCAATCTACTGCTACCTTATCTTTCCCATTCTGCAACATCGCTGCGCCGGGAAGCCCTCGATGCCATTCGCTACCTAGCTGACCAAGAGTCTAGCCGATTGCTCCAGCCGCTGCTCCAAGCCATTCGTGTAGGAACAGCCGATGAACGCTGCCTCGCCATGGAGTCGTTGATTAAGATCAATGACTCTAGTTGCGTATCGCCTTTGCTCACCCTCAGCCAACATCTCACGCCGGTAGAGAAACGACAGGCGGAAGATGTGGTGCTCCAGATTGGCTTGAAAGCTATACCGGCGGCGATCGCCATCTTTCAGGATGCAGGGCAACCCTACGATGCGCGATCGATGGCCGCACGGGCGATTAGCCGTCTAGCCTTTGCCCAGTTTGAAGCCATTTTTCCTCGGTTGATTACCACAGAGATTGAGCAAGCCTACCGCTTCCTGCACCATCAAGCGATCCTTCAGACCACCCAAGACCAACGCCCCGGCGCAACCGTGTTGACCCTGATGTATCAAGATGGCCGCGAAACGGCGGTTAGCTTTATTTTGGAAATGTTGACCTTAGGCGGACGGCTCCCCGACTTTGAGTTGCTGCGAGCCTCTCTACGATCCGACAACCTCAAAGAGCGCGGTAATGCCATTGAAACCATTGAGCAGGGTGTTAGTCGCACTATTTTTCAAGCGCTGCTGCCCTTGCTTGACTCCCGCAACTTCCGCGATCGCCTGCATCGTGTGGGACGAGACCAGCCCTATCACTCCGCCGAGGAAGTGCTCCACCAATCGCTGAACAGTACCCATGAGCTGGAGAGGGCGGCGGCAGTTCAGGCCATCTGGGATCAGCAAGACAACGCCAGCGATCGCCTGCGACAGATGCTGCACCAGTCTGCCCAGAGTGGTATGGTTCGCGACACGGTGATGGCGCTTCTCTTTCGATCCGCTCCATCCGAGACCCAGATCCCAGATCAACTGAATCTCATTGAACGCATTGCCCAGCTATCGCGAGGACGATTTTTTGCCGCCCTCAGCATCCGAGAGCTGGAAGCCATTGCACGGGACGCCACCGAGGTTCGGTATACCAATACCCTGCTCTACCAGCTTGGGGATCCTGCTGATCACGTCTATTACATTGTGTCCGGCACCGTCTATCTCGATACCGGCGATCGCATAGAGGGGGACTGGTTTGGCGAAGACGGTTTATATGGCCAACGCGATCGCACCCATGCGGCCAAAACCCAGTATCTCCATGCCCTAGTGATATCGGCCAGCGCCCTGCTGCGGGCCGCCGAGACCTACCCGAACATCGCCATTAAGTTACTAGAAACCAAGCTCACCGTCCCACCCCATGCCAAACGTTAA